The Antechinus flavipes isolate AdamAnt ecotype Samford, QLD, Australia chromosome 5, AdamAnt_v2, whole genome shotgun sequence DNA segment tagctataacTAGcaagtcatctgtaaaatgatgataataagaaCCAGATTCCTGTGAAGATCATATGAGATTAATGTGTAAAATGCATCATAGGCCTTGGAGTGCTACGTAAGTTTGAGCTACTTGGAATTTaggaaggaaatatgaaaaatagtttttaatctttgtttactTGACTTATTCTTCTTCATCAGGGCACTGTCTttaatctggagtcagaagaggAGGACCCTGGAATTATTGCGGAGGACAGCAATGATATTTACATTCTAACCAGTGACAATTCTGCACAGGTCACGCCTCCGGAATCTCCAACTGTGACCACTTCCTGGCAGTCAGAAAGCTTACCTGTTTCTCTGTCAGCAAGCCAGAGCTGGCATACAGAAAACTTACCAGTGTCTTTGGGGCCTGAGTCCTGGCAACAGATCGCTATGGATCCTGAAGAGGTTAAGAGTTTAGATAGTAATGGTGGTGGGGAAGAAAGAAGCGAGAACAACTCTTCTAATTCTGACATTGTGCatgtggaaaaagaagaaataccagAGGGGATAGAAGGGATAGTGTCAGCTCCTCTGGCACTACAGGTACAAGAAGGGTTTCAGGGTACCCCTGCCCTCTTGCTTTCAGATACCACTGCCACTTCCTTGTTAGAGATGGAACAGGTCACAGAGACTGCCGCTGGTGAAAAAACTAGTCCTGCCACATCTTCATTTGTAGAACTTgaggaagaggaaatcagagcagcAAAGGAGAAGTCGTTTGGACAGCAGGTCCCCAAGCCATGTCAGCCTTCTTTGACATCGACCTCCCAAACAGGTGAAGGGGTACCTACCCCAGAGCTGAAGAAAATATTGCCTCAGGAGGGAGAGcgaaaaataaggaaggagagcCTCTCCGAAGCCACATCCCCTGCTGCAGAAGAGAAGCACATTTTGTTACCAGAGGGCAAATCTATCCTGCTTTATGGTGGTGCTGCTGCTGTCGCCATGTTGGCAGTGGTGGTTGGAGTGGCTCTGGCATTGAGAAAGAAATAGCACATTGCATGAGGGCAAGGAAAGCAAAAAGATGACTACATTTGGATTTGGAGTGAAGTTACTGATAACAAAGTCCGTAAGATGTGTGTTCTTCCTGTGGATTCAGACACTGTAAGCATGAAAGAGAAGGGCTAATTCAGTGGAATCTGAAATGGGAATTCCTGGGGGGGGCGAAAGAATTTAGTGGCAGACTACATAAGCAACTGGCCTGTCTGCTGTTAACCCCCTGAAATTTCTAGTTTTATTAAGGTACTGGCTGTTGTTGCAGCCACACAAATtcatcccttctcctttccctactTCCTCTGTTCTGTAGCATGAGGGAGCCCTCCCCTTATGTTTCAGCTGCCTCTCAGGTACTGCACTACTCCTTTTCATCCCCAAATTTCTTCTAAATCCCCATGGGAGAGTGCTTGCTCTATACCTCTGCTCTTACCAGTCAAGTCCCCAAAGCTATCTACAGCTCTGCCTTGTAAAGATGCTGCCTTtagaactcttaaaaaaaaaaaaaaaactacccccAAACCAGAGATACCTAGGGTTCCTTATGCAGTTAAAGTATAGgg contains these protein-coding regions:
- the BCL2L13 gene encoding bcl-2-like protein 13 isoform X1 encodes the protein MASSVAVPIGFHYETKYVVLSYLGLLSREKPQQQDPFSTQGIHPSTSLNQELLLKIKTEIEEELRSLNEEISEALTSTGFDCHTSVVFNPVIPESSIEDCLAQIGQKMSLELQERMHEALQTLLSQPVSYQAYQECTLDTAALASGWNKVLVPLILLQQMLMELTRRGQDPLSALIQFGVTYLEDHAANYIIQQGGWGTVFNLESEEEDPGIIAEDSNDIYILTSDNSAQVTPPESPTVTTSWQSESLPVSLSASQSWHTENLPVSLGPESWQQIAMDPEEVKSLDSNGGGEERSENNSSNSDIVHVEKEEIPEGIEGIVSAPLALQVQEGFQGTPALLLSDTTATSLLEMEQVTETAAGEKTSPATSSFVELEEEEIRAAKEKSFGQQVPKPCQPSLTSTSQTGEGVPTPELKKILPQEGERKIRKESLSEATSPAAEEKHILLPEGKSILLYGGAAAVAMLAVVVGVALALRKK
- the BCL2L13 gene encoding bcl-2-like protein 13 isoform X2: MLMELTRRGQDPLSALIQFGVTYLEDHAANYIIQQGGWGTVFNLESEEEDPGIIAEDSNDIYILTSDNSAQVTPPESPTVTTSWQSESLPVSLSASQSWHTENLPVSLGPESWQQIAMDPEEVKSLDSNGGGEERSENNSSNSDIVHVEKEEIPEGIEGIVSAPLALQVQEGFQGTPALLLSDTTATSLLEMEQVTETAAGEKTSPATSSFVELEEEEIRAAKEKSFGQQVPKPCQPSLTSTSQTGEGVPTPELKKILPQEGERKIRKESLSEATSPAAEEKHILLPEGKSILLYGGAAAVAMLAVVVGVALALRKK